GTCAGCGTCATCGTCAGGCCGAAGCCGAGGGCGACGGAGGCGGTGAGGACGGTGAGCGGGCGGCGCGTGGGCATGGGGCGATCATCCCAGCGCCGTGCGGTGCCCTCGGGCGGCGACACGGGCCTCCCCGGCGATCGATGCCGAGCCGTGACCGCGTTGCGCGACGTCGTGCCGGTCAGAGGTCGGCGTGCAGCTGCCAGGTCTCGAGCGCGGAGTCGCGCCAGTCGAACATGCGCGCGCGGTCCGGCCCGGCGATCGCCAGTCGACCGGCGAGGTCGGGGTCGTTGACCACCTGGTACACCGCCTGCGCGAGCCGGGTCGGGTAGGAGTCGCGCGGGTCGCGGGCGACGGTCACGCCGGCGTCGGCGGCGACCTCGCGCACGGCCTCGTCGTCGGAGTGGATGACCGGGGTGCCGAAGCTCATCGCCTCGATCACCGGCAGCCCGAAGCCCTCGGCGAGGCTCGGGAACACGAACACCGACGCGCGGTCGTAGGTGACGGCGAGGTCGGCGTCGTCGAGGCGGCCGAGGATCTTCACCCGGTCGGCGGGCAGTCCCACGCGTTCGGCCGTCGCGAGCACGTCCACGTCGCCCCAGCCGTCCGGCCCGGCGATGACGAGCGGGACGTCCTGAGGTGCTTCCGGGTGCGCCATAGCCTCGATGAGGTGGGCGAGGCCCTTGCGGGGCTCGAGCGTTCCGACCGCGAGGACGTACCGCTCCGGCAGTCCGAGCCGCTCGGCACGCAGGTCGGCGTCGACCGGCACGCGGAGCCGGGCGCTCGGGGCGCCACCGATCACGCGGAGGCGGTCGTCGAACGGGAAGAGGGCGTTGAGCGCCCCGGCGACGGCGTGGGTCGGGACGACGACCGCGTCGGCGTACTTCCACGCCCGCTTGATCATCGCCTTGTGGAAGTGCACACCGCGCGGGGTGAGGGTCTCCGGGTTCGTCCACGGCACGATGTCGTGCACGGTGACGACGGTCTGGCGGCCCGGGTCCTGCACGCGGTCGTGCTTGACGAGCGGGGCGAGGACGCTCGGTGCGTGCACCATGCCGTGCGCCGACCCGCGGGCGAA
The sequence above is drawn from the Curtobacterium sp. L6-1 genome and encodes:
- a CDS encoding glycosyltransferase family 4 protein — its product is MTTLRVIVDQVIAPVPGGIGRYAEELTRQLIATAPAGCDVEAVVSAASRDELAHLRTLLPGVADIERIPLGRRELSLAWQGGFARGSAHGMVHAPSVLAPLVKHDRVQDPGRQTVVTVHDIVPWTNPETLTPRGVHFHKAMIKRAWKYADAVVVPTHAVAGALNALFPFDDRLRVIGGAPSARLRVPVDADLRAERLGLPERYVLAVGTLEPRKGLAHLIEAMAHPEAPQDVPLVIAGPDGWGDVDVLATAERVGLPADRVKILGRLDDADLAVTYDRASVFVFPSLAEGFGLPVIEAMSFGTPVIHSDDEAVREVAADAGVTVARDPRDSYPTRLAQAVYQVVNDPDLAGRLAIAGPDRARMFDWRDSALETWQLHADL